Proteins encoded in a region of the Pleurocapsa minor HA4230-MV1 genome:
- a CDS encoding CHAT domain-containing protein, which yields MNFKINLVTLLILTTMVTTEKSILAENRGAGATTGDFSWQKGKPIEAIDLWHEEAKLFHQENKRNLELETILKISQGYTQLGQFRLALLELEKAKKFPGLNSNTKALIKLGIGNAQSGNGNYKSALIAYQDSLNKKVSLITLNNLVKTLRELKTSVLLEAEEIIRAKDSKDYYSLAKSYELQANVYAERALILSKQENSLAAVSALVEWSKLEQNTLSLHQLAKGQETLNKLPPSKQLVYVLINWAGVDNDRSVYWLGKADAIAKSYKDPQLESYVLLELAYFYQKKANLTLALDYAKEAELKASSTLTSESYYRSQKLIADIYQARGLKELALEKYKNTIDTIDVLIKTVSSSSPSRVVKFNKEIQPIYEDTLKIILEQPELSSLRDAIVISDRLRLLQLNNYFGEDCFEIEKQQLSNSSRIKKNMAILNSIVLHDKVYFILRLPDGRIIKSEKMISKSELYESAKKWRAELNTSYSWRFRHHSRYFYDLIVKPFEAELASVQEKEKVLVFIHDGILRNLPMAALFDGKNYLVEKWAISSSIGLKMTIEPSKVFSKPTALVFGLSSPKKAGWSTIPSVDQEVKKVGELINSNQYLDSNFTEKNLSEQLKQKSYSVLHLATHGYFGGTAKTSYILAYDKKISVPELEFLLENSVNAPNLLVLSACETALGSKFSVLGLAGVAAKSGVSSTLGTLWQVADADQKEMINNFYTNLNDDLSNKAVALQKAQVKQIRQLAHPQKWAALNLIGN from the coding sequence ATGAATTTTAAAATTAATTTAGTAACGTTATTAATATTAACAACGATGGTTACGACTGAGAAATCGATTTTAGCAGAAAATAGAGGCGCTGGTGCTACTACTGGCGATTTTTCTTGGCAAAAAGGCAAACCGATTGAAGCTATTGATTTGTGGCATGAAGAAGCCAAGTTATTCCATCAAGAAAATAAACGTAATTTGGAATTAGAGACAATTCTCAAGATTTCTCAAGGCTATACTCAACTTGGGCAATTTCGTCTGGCACTCTTGGAACTAGAGAAAGCTAAGAAATTTCCTGGGCTAAACTCTAACACAAAAGCTTTAATTAAATTGGGAATCGGCAACGCTCAAAGCGGCAACGGGAACTATAAATCTGCTTTGATCGCATATCAAGATAGTTTAAACAAGAAAGTATCCTTAATTACTCTAAATAACTTAGTTAAAACTCTGCGAGAGCTAAAAACATCGGTATTATTAGAGGCTGAAGAAATTATTAGGGCTAAAGATTCAAAAGACTATTATTCTCTTGCTAAAAGTTATGAATTACAGGCTAACGTTTATGCCGAGCGAGCGCTAATTTTAAGTAAGCAAGAAAACTCACTGGCTGCTGTGTCTGCTTTAGTTGAATGGAGTAAACTGGAACAAAACACTTTAAGCTTACATCAATTAGCTAAAGGTCAGGAAACCCTAAATAAACTCCCTCCATCTAAGCAGCTAGTCTATGTGTTAATTAACTGGGCAGGAGTAGATAATGATAGATCGGTATACTGGCTAGGCAAAGCCGATGCGATCGCCAAATCATATAAAGACCCTCAGCTCGAAAGTTACGTACTTCTCGAATTAGCCTATTTTTATCAAAAAAAGGCTAATTTAACTCTAGCATTAGATTATGCTAAAGAAGCCGAACTAAAAGCAAGCTCGACCTTAACTTCAGAAAGTTATTATCGTTCGCAAAAGTTAATAGCGGACATTTATCAGGCACGAGGTCTGAAGGAGCTTGCGCTTGAAAAGTATAAAAATACAATCGACACAATTGACGTTCTAATAAAAACAGTTTCTTCTAGTAGTCCAAGCCGCGTAGTTAAGTTCAACAAAGAAATTCAGCCAATATATGAAGATACTTTAAAAATTATTTTAGAGCAGCCTGAATTATCTTCTCTTAGAGACGCTATTGTAATTTCCGATCGACTGCGCTTGTTGCAACTCAACAACTATTTTGGCGAAGACTGTTTTGAAATAGAAAAGCAGCAGTTAAGCAATAGTTCCCGTATTAAAAAAAATATGGCGATTCTAAATTCTATTGTATTACATGACAAAGTATATTTTATTTTACGATTGCCCGATGGTAGGATAATAAAAAGCGAAAAAATGATTTCTAAGTCCGAATTGTATGAATCTGCTAAAAAGTGGCGCGCTGAATTAAACACTTCATACTCTTGGAGGTTCCGCCACCATTCAAGATATTTCTATGATTTGATCGTAAAACCTTTTGAAGCAGAACTAGCATCGGTACAAGAAAAAGAAAAAGTCTTGGTTTTTATTCACGACGGAATTTTGCGTAATTTGCCGATGGCTGCACTCTTTGATGGCAAAAATTATCTAGTCGAGAAGTGGGCGATTAGTTCCTCAATTGGCTTAAAAATGACAATTGAGCCATCTAAAGTTTTTTCAAAACCAACAGCATTGGTCTTTGGTCTTAGTAGTCCTAAAAAAGCAGGCTGGTCGACAATACCAAGCGTAGACCAAGAAGTTAAGAAGGTTGGAGAATTAATAAATTCTAACCAATATTTAGATAGTAATTTTACAGAAAAAAACTTATCAGAGCAGTTAAAGCAGAAATCATATTCTGTATTGCATTTAGCTACACATGGATATTTTGGCGGTACAGCAAAAACGTCTTACATATTAGCTTATGATAAAAAAATATCGGTTCCTGAATTAGAGTTTTTGCTAGAGAATAGTGTGAATGCGCCAAATTTGCTCGTGTTAAGCGCTTGCGAAACGGCTTTAGGCAGTAAGTTTTCAGTTCTTGGTTTGGCTGGTGTTGCTGCCAAAAGTGGTGTTAGCTCGACGTTAGGGACATTGTGGCAAGTTGCCGATGCAGACCAAAAAGAAATGATAAATAATTTCTATACCAATCTTAATGATGATTTGTCAAATAAGGCGGTCGCTTTACAAAAAGCTCAAGTTAAACAAATTAGACAATTAGCTCATCCACAAAAATGGGCTGCTTTAAACTTAATTGGTAATTAG
- a CDS encoding substrate-binding domain-containing protein has protein sequence MYSSIKEKATAPKAASTSVTGIFNYAGSPIYSALIASGINTPLRNLNPKFEVRYTKPLNNDFSTDYAIAQLIEGELSFVYTDRPLNDREYRRANLRSLNLEQVALGIDGIVVFGNNSLPVSKLNRNQVREIFAGKITNWSQIDPQIDLPITPIAIKNEKVEGIEITSANIKYAENHTLALRKLIGTPGAICFASASLVQNQQLVKVLALADGDSTNYISPKVDGKINLRAFQDGSYPLTRRIFLIYRQDGSSDQKAAKYYANYLKSPDIQEIIEKSGFVSIY, from the coding sequence TTGTATTCGTCTATAAAAGAAAAAGCAACTGCCCCTAAAGCAGCATCAACTTCTGTTACGGGAATATTTAATTACGCTGGTTCGCCTATATATTCGGCGCTTATCGCTTCAGGTATAAACACACCACTACGAAATTTAAACCCCAAATTTGAGGTAAGATACACCAAGCCTCTCAACAATGATTTTAGTACAGACTACGCGATCGCTCAATTAATTGAAGGCGAATTAAGTTTTGTCTATACCGATCGACCCTTAAACGATAGAGAGTATCGAAGAGCAAATTTACGCTCTTTGAATTTAGAACAAGTTGCTTTAGGAATTGATGGCATTGTGGTATTTGGCAATAACTCTCTGCCCGTATCAAAGCTTAACCGAAACCAAGTCAGAGAAATTTTTGCAGGAAAAATAACCAACTGGAGTCAAATCGACCCGCAAATTGACTTGCCAATTACACCAATAGCAATCAAAAACGAAAAGGTTGAAGGAATAGAAATAACGTCGGCAAATATAAAGTATGCTGAAAATCATACTTTGGCTTTAAGAAAACTAATTGGCACTCCTGGAGCAATCTGTTTTGCTTCCGCCTCTTTAGTTCAAAATCAGCAGCTAGTTAAAGTGCTTGCTTTAGCAGATGGCGACTCGACAAACTATATTAGTCCGAAGGTTGATGGTAAAATCAACCTAAGAGCATTTCAGGACGGAAGTTATCCTTTAACTAGAAGAATTTTTCTTATTTATCGTCAAGATGGCAGTAGCGACCAAAAAGCAGCTAAATATTATGCAAATTATCTTAAATCTCCAGATATACAAGAAATAATTGAAAAATCAGGATTTGTCTCAATTTATTAA